One Streptomyces sp. NBC_01217 genomic region harbors:
- a CDS encoding peptidoglycan-binding domain-containing protein: protein MIRRKCAALGAALLTAGALVTTTHDAVATEKTCSHTSPIERPGLTPVSTGPSVKQAQCLSNVWGGVPKLAVDGVFGDATSKKIIWIQGCHGLASTGAVDANTWQVLYHPALDCYDPYPK, encoded by the coding sequence ATGATCCGTCGCAAGTGTGCCGCCCTCGGCGCAGCACTGCTGACCGCCGGGGCTCTGGTGACCACGACACACGACGCGGTCGCCACCGAGAAGACATGCTCACACACGTCCCCCATCGAGCGCCCCGGGCTCACCCCGGTGAGCACCGGTCCGTCCGTGAAACAGGCGCAGTGCCTGAGCAATGTGTGGGGAGGCGTGCCGAAACTCGCGGTCGACGGGGTCTTCGGCGACGCCACGTCGAAGAAGATCATATGGATCCAGGGCTGCCACGGTCTGGCCAGCACCGGAGCTGTCGACGCGAACACCTGGCAGGTGCTGTACCACCCGGCACTGGACTGCTACGACCCGTATCCGAAGTGA